The bacterium genome window below encodes:
- a CDS encoding biotin--[acetyl-CoA-carboxylase] ligase: protein MTDSKIYHFTELDSTNEYAKKILNNTGEWTVVVADKQKCGKGRFGKSWYSPEGGLWFSIILRPRDATSKDILALPLVAGVAVCDVLKALGLNVKIKWPNDILVGSKKIAGILTEYENDAVILGVGINLNISEFPKDIEATSTLLETGKVFDKNEVLKLVLDKIDEKYNRLQNGELKNLLNEWRSYSITLGEFVEVKTPNSILQGKAIDIDEDGALLVELPSGNIERVLAGECSLMQTEFSLTQ, encoded by the coding sequence ATGACAGATAGTAAGATATATCATTTTACTGAGTTAGATTCTACAAATGAGTATGCTAAGAAGATTTTGAATAATACTGGAGAATGGACAGTTGTAGTTGCTGATAAGCAAAAGTGCGGCAAGGGCAGGTTTGGGAAGAGCTGGTATTCACCTGAAGGTGGGTTATGGTTTTCAATTATATTAAGACCAAGAGATGCGACCTCAAAGGATATTCTTGCATTACCTCTGGTTGCAGGGGTTGCTGTTTGCGATGTTCTAAAGGCGCTTGGATTAAATGTCAAGATAAAGTGGCCTAATGATATACTTGTGGGGTCAAAGAAAATAGCCGGTATCTTAACTGAGTATGAAAATGATGCAGTTATACTTGGGGTAGGGATTAACTTAAACATTAGTGAGTTTCCTAAAGATATTGAAGCTACTTCTACTTTGTTAGAGACAGGCAAGGTGTTTGATAAAAATGAGGTGCTTAAGTTAGTTCTTGATAAAATAGATGAAAAATATAATAGGTTGCAAAACGGTGAGCTTAAGAATTTACTTAACGAATGGCGAAGCTACTCAATCACTCTTGGCGAGTTTGTTGAGGTCAAGACTCCTAATTCTATATTACAGGGCAAGGCTATAGACATTGACGAAGACGGTGCTCTCCTTGTAGAGCTACCGTCTGGCAACATAGAGAGAGTGCTTGCAGGTGAATGTTCATTGATGCAGACTGAATTCAGTTTAACTCAATGA
- the cobO gene encoding cob(I)yrinic acid a,c-diamide adenosyltransferase codes for MRIGTVQVYTGNGKGKTTAAIGQALRAVGHGLKVIMIQFMKGKINYGELIAAKNLSGFTIEQYGLPTFVDKNKPSQEDKELAKKGFKRAKMVIKSGDYDMVILDEINVAIDYGLVSLSELLELIKTKPKNVELILTGRYAPKEEIEIADLVTDMKEIKHHYQKGIQSREGIEY; via the coding sequence ATGAGAATAGGGACAGTTCAAGTCTATACTGGCAATGGCAAAGGCAAGACTACCGCTGCTATTGGCCAAGCATTGCGTGCTGTCGGGCATGGGCTTAAAGTTATAATGATACAGTTTATGAAAGGCAAAATTAATTACGGTGAACTCATTGCAGCTAAAAACTTGTCAGGTTTTACAATAGAGCAATATGGACTACCAACTTTTGTTGATAAAAATAAACCTTCACAAGAAGATAAGGAGCTTGCAAAGAAAGGTTTTAAGCGTGCCAAAATGGTTATAAAAAGCGGTGATTATGATATGGTAATTCTTGACGAAATAAATGTAGCTATTGATTATGGGCTTGTTTCATTATCAGAGCTACTTGAGTTAATCAAAACTAAGCCCAAAAATGTAGAGCTTATATTAACAGGCAGATATGCACCAAAAGAAGAGATTGAGATAGCTGACCTTGTAACTGATATGAAAGAAATCAAACACCACTATCAAAAGGGTATCCAGTCAAGGGAAGGTATAGAATATTAG
- a CDS encoding DUF4258 domain-containing protein — protein sequence MNIIFTEHARFEMHRRQIAEDTVKDVISHPAQRIVVKKGRIILQSKYINKIER from the coding sequence ATGAATATCATTTTTACAGAGCATGCCCGATTTGAAATGCATAGACGCCAAATAGCTGAGGATACTGTTAAAGATGTAATATCACATCCAGCACAACGGATTGTAGTTAAAAAGGGGCGGATAATTCTTCAAAGTAAGTACATTAATAAAATTGAACGCTGA